One Spinacia oleracea cultivar Varoflay chromosome 4, BTI_SOV_V1, whole genome shotgun sequence DNA segment encodes these proteins:
- the LOC110787828 gene encoding protein FAR1-RELATED SEQUENCE 5-like yields the protein MVEFVGNDNEDVIEDVIEEVNITDDEEENGADDDVVSPPFVGMVFQSWEEVDTYYKRRRVEGKRVYSTRDELGTKRSKKCDCPVLMYCNRTKDGEWVVKRAVNEHKNHFPTPRKSRYVPRYRQEDITSLVKMKLFNDYNSGANVPQIFNCLASERNGVENVTFTKKDLQNIIARDKAEKMKEGDWNAMWKYFKAMSTDNENFFHKHRVGEDNRLKDVMWVDARSRAAYEEFGDVVVFDSTYLTNEYDLPFSNFVGVNHHGQTILLGCALLSHEDSETFEWLFTEWLSCMSNKKPIGFLTDQDAAMRKALREVMPDVRHRWCLWHILTKFSHKLEKYNDYELFKVELHNVIYNSLTQNEFEVQWTDVIKKYKPEGEIWLAGLYHGRKMWVPAFMNGMFWAGMKSTQRSESINRFFDGFVDKHTRLFEFAPFYIKAVESRANDEQQADAADQRAVRPLATQFMVERAFRKVYTDAKFLEVQEQCNRVLYLTSLETIMVSAEVAHHKLED from the exons ATGGTTGAATTTGTTGGGAATGATAATGAGGATGTAATTGAGGATGTAATTGAGGAAGTAAACATTACGgatgatgaagaagaaaatGGAGCCGATGATGATGTAGTGAGTCCTCCATTTGTTGGGATGGTATTCCAGAGTTGGGAAGAAGTGGATACGTACTACAAAAG GCGTCGGGTTGAGGGGAAAAGGGTTTACTCAACTAGGGATGAGCTTGGCACCAAAAGGTCAAAGAAATGTGATTGCCCGGTTCTAATGTATTGCAACAGGACTAAGGATGGGGAATGGGTGGTTAAAAGGGCAGTTAATGAGCATAAGAACCATTTTCCAACACCGAGGAAATCTAGGTATGTTCCTAGGTATCGACAGGAAGACATCACCTCTCTTGTAAAGATGAAGTTGTTCAATGACTACAACTCGGGTGCTAATGTTCCTCAGATATTTAACTGTCTAGCTAGCGAGAGGAATGGAGTTGAGAACGTGACATTCACCAAAAAAGATCTTCAAAACATTATTGCTAGGGATAAGGCAGAAAAGATGAAGGAGGGAGATTGGAATGCAATGTGGAAGTACTTTAAAGCGATGTCTACTGACAACGAAAATTTCTTTCACAAGCATAGAGTGGGTGAGGATAACAGATTAAAGGATGTGATGTGGGTAGATGCTAGGAGTAGAGCTGCTTACGAAGagtttggagatgttgtagTGTTTGACTCCACCTACTTAACAAATGAGTATGACTTGCCATTTTCTAACTTTGTTGGGGTTAATcaccatggtcaaaccattctgcTTGGGTGTGCATTGTTATCCCATGAAGATTCAGAGACCTTTGAATGGTTATTTACCGAGTGGTTGTCATGTATGTCTAACAAAAAACCCATTGGTTTTCTTACTGACCAAGACGCTGCCATGAGGAAGGCCCTACGAGAAGTAATGCCTGATGTCCGACATCGATGGTGCTTGTGGCACATACTTACCAAGTTCAGTCACAAACTTGAAAAATACAATGACTATGAGCTGTTCAAAGTTGAGCTTCATAATGTGATTTACAACAGCCTTACCCAAAATGAATTTGAAGTGCAATGGACTGATGTAATCAAGAAGTATAAACCGGAGGGTGAGATTTGGCTTGCAG GATTATACCATGGAAGGAAAATGTGGGTGCCTGCATTTATGAACGGGATGTTTTGGGCTGGAATGAAGAGCACTCAAAGATCCGAAAGCATAAACAGGTTCTTTGATGGGTTCGTTGATAAGCACACTCGATTGTTTGAGTTTGCTCCATTTTATATTAAAGCAGTGGAATCTAGAGCTAACGATGAGCAACAGGCTGATGCGGCTGACCAAAGGGCAGTTCGCCCGTTGGCCACCCAATTTATGGTTGAGAGAGCCTTTAGAAAGGTGTACACAGATGCAAAATTCCTCGAGGTTCAAGAGCAGTGCAATCGTGTACTGTACCTTACTTCTCTTGAGACTATTATGGTGTCAGCTGAAGTTGCACATCATAAGCTGGAGGACTGA
- the LOC110788479 gene encoding pentatricopeptide repeat-containing protein At5g47360, translated as MAISSIPRFLSFAIRLNNPPFSLITRINFSTAEEFCTHLLNYPQHPEKTLVKITSQLDVQCVGEVLHRFSSNQPQLGLRFFIWAGLQPKYRHTQYMYSSACKLLQIRRNPGRIREILERYLVEGCQTNAKLFKVVLNLCREARIADEGLWVLRKMGDFDCRPDSTMYNVVIGLFCDKGDLDMAMGLMREMESCNLCPDMITYMSMLKGFSYAGRLEDACQLFMTMKVHGCVPNLVTYSALLDGLCRVGSFERALELLAEMEKEGGECTPNVITYTSVIQSLCENGKSMQALPILERMESFKCHPNRITMSVLIQGLCGEGYIDKAFKLVSNVVVGSHVPRGECYSSLVISLLRIKRFEEADKLFMWMLGSDMRPDGLACSVLMKDLCFKGRFVDAFSLYEDIEKKGFVLTIDSDIYSALLLGLCEKNREVEVAKLANFMVEKGIKINASYIDDIHKHLKGSIRMESLAELSENRK; from the coding sequence ATGGCGATTTCATCAATTCCTAGATTCCTTTCGTTCGCAATTAGATTAAATAACCCACCATTTTCACTTATTACAAGAATCAACTTTTCAACTGCAGAAGAATTTTGCACCCATCTCTTAAATTACCCTCAACACCCTGAAAAAACCCTAGTGAAAATTACTTCTCAATTAGATGTTCAATGTGTTGGTGAGGTTTTGCATAGATTTTCCTCAAATCAACCTCAATTGGGTCTTCGTTTTTTCATATGGGCTGGTCTCCAGCCTAAGTATAGGCatactcaatatatgtatagcTCAGCTTGTAAGTTGCTCCAAATTCGCCGAAACCCGGGTAGGATTAGAGAGATTCTTGAGCGTTATTTGGTTGAAGGCTGTCAAACTAATGCGAAATTGTTTAAAGTTGTTCTTAATTTGTGTAGAGAAGCTAGGATTGCTGATGAGGGTTTGTGGGTATTGAGAAAGATGGGTGACTTTGATTGTCGACCGGATTCGACCATGTATAATGTGGTTATTGGGTTGTTTTGTGATAAGGGGGATCTTGATATGGCAATGGGGTTGATGAGGGAGATGGAATCATGTAATTTGTGTCCTGATATGATTACTTATATGTCAATGCTAAAGGGGTTTTCCTATGCTGGCAGATTGGAAGATGCTTGTCAGTTGTTTATGACTATGAAAGTTCATGGATGTGTTCCAAACTTGGTGACGTACTCTGCTCTCCTTGATGGGCTTTGTAGAGTTGGTAGTTTCGAGAGAGCGTTGGAGTTGTTGGCTGAGATGGAAAAGGAAGGTGGGGAGTGTACTCCAAATGTTATTACGTATACGTCAGTCATTCAGAGCTTGTGTGAAAATGGCAAGTCTATGCAGGCATTGCCGATTTTGGAGCGAATGGAGAGTTTTAAGTGCCATCCTAATAGGATAACTATGAGTGTGTTGATCCAAGGACTTTGTGGTGAAGGGTACATAGACAAGGCATTTAAACTTGTTAGTAATGTAGTTGTTGGAAGTCACGTCCCACGAGGTGAATGCTATagttcccttgtgatctctTTGTTGAGGATCAAAAGATTTGAGGAGGCAGATAAGCTTTTTATGTGGATGTTGGGAAGTGATATGAGGCCAGATGGGTTAGCATGTAGTGTCTTGATGAAGGATTTGTGTTTCAAAGGAAGATTTGTGGATGCTTTTAGTCTATATGAGGATATTGAGAAGAAGGGTTTTGTACTGACAATTGATTCTGATATATATTCAGCACTACTTCTTGGTCTTTGTGAGAAAAACCGTGAGGTGGAGGTGGCAAAACTGGCCAATTTTATGGTTGAGAAAGGAATTAAAATCAATGCTTCTTATATTGATGATATTCACAAGCACCTAAAAGGATCAATCAGGATGGAGTCACTTGCAGAATTgagtgagaatagaaaataA